The Paracoccus sediminicola genome has a segment encoding these proteins:
- the mutM gene encoding bifunctional DNA-formamidopyrimidine glycosylase/DNA-(apurinic or apyrimidinic site) lyase — translation MPELPEVETVRRGLLPHLEGQRIARLRLNRDGLRWKFPPDLVQTATGATVTGLRRRSKYILADLDRGASLLIHLGMSGRILIEGAGVGKFHRDPAILPQHDHVVIETDSGGLITLNDARRFGMVDLVRDDRSPLLDLLGPEPLDAEFTGATLAEAFAGRRAPVKALLLDQRIVAGLGNIYVSESLHRAGIDPRRAAGRIGRARLDALASHIKDVLHEAIAAGGSSLRDHRQASGELGYFQHSFRVYDREGAPCPRPGCAGAIRRVVQSGRSSFWCPACQR, via the coding sequence ATGCCAGAACTGCCCGAAGTCGAAACGGTCCGCCGCGGCCTCCTGCCGCATCTCGAGGGGCAGCGGATCGCCCGGCTGCGGCTGAATCGTGACGGCTTGCGCTGGAAGTTCCCGCCCGACCTCGTCCAGACCGCCACGGGCGCTACGGTGACCGGGCTGCGCCGGCGGTCGAAATACATCCTCGCCGATCTGGACCGGGGCGCGTCGCTGCTCATTCATCTGGGCATGTCGGGGCGGATCCTGATCGAAGGCGCGGGGGTCGGAAAGTTTCATCGCGACCCGGCGATCCTGCCGCAGCATGACCATGTGGTGATCGAGACGGATTCGGGCGGCCTCATCACGCTGAATGATGCGCGCCGATTCGGCATGGTCGATCTGGTGCGCGACGACCGCTCGCCGCTGCTCGATCTTCTGGGGCCAGAGCCGCTCGACGCGGAGTTCACGGGCGCGACGCTGGCCGAGGCCTTTGCCGGAAGGCGTGCGCCGGTCAAGGCGCTGCTGCTCGATCAGCGCATCGTGGCGGGGCTGGGAAATATCTATGTGTCGGAATCTCTGCACCGCGCCGGGATTGATCCGCGCCGCGCGGCGGGCCGCATCGGGCGGGCGCGGCTTGACGCTTTGGCCAGCCATATCAAGGATGTACTGCACGAAGCCATCGCAGCCGGCGGCTCGTCCCTGCGCGACCATCGTCAGGCGAGCGGAGAGCTTGGCTATTTCCAGCACAGCTTCCGGGTCTATGACCGAGAGGGCGCACCGTGCCCGCGTCCCGGCTGCGCGGGCGCGATCCGCCGCGTCGTGCAGTCGGGCCGGTCCAGCTTCTGGTGCCCCGCCTGCCAGCGCTGA